The following proteins are encoded in a genomic region of Halomicroarcula saliterrae:
- a CDS encoding cytochrome P450: protein MEQSQRLPNPPDSGVFNALRFVRSPLRFLSVMQSQYRDGVEVSIPAGPSIVVVTNPDLCHEAMDRIADFSRVPASGAAALIAENGLVQTEGDLWRRQREAIAPGFGGGPLETYVDSVGAQAVRLREEWGDAVTAGQTDRNLHRDMTTVTVRAATQALFGTDIGADGASEMHRLAQGAASEFELSVTTITPEWFPDRPSSDAREVAEGLKRMGEEIIATKRSSGGANDTPSDMLDFLLLAEQSGEYPENHLRDQVVSFLIAGHETTALGTTYTQALLSWHPEVRERVRAEARDVIGDDEPGYEHAEQLTYTGQVITEALRLYPPAWAVIRRAQGDQQLGQYVVSDGSLVIMPQWSVHRDERFFDSPTQFDPSRWDDQSPDERGAYFAFASGPHSCIGRGFATMGARVALATLTRDFDLDVPRDELSDLLVTPTLRPGDGVRATVSPVD from the coding sequence ATGGAGCAAAGCCAACGGCTTCCCAACCCGCCCGATTCGGGGGTTTTCAACGCGCTCCGGTTCGTCCGCTCACCGCTGCGCTTTCTTTCGGTAATGCAGTCGCAGTATCGCGACGGCGTCGAGGTGTCGATACCGGCCGGACCGTCCATCGTCGTCGTGACGAACCCCGACCTCTGTCACGAGGCGATGGACCGGATAGCGGACTTCTCGCGGGTGCCGGCCAGCGGTGCCGCGGCGCTCATCGCCGAAAACGGGCTCGTCCAGACGGAGGGCGACCTCTGGCGACGACAGCGGGAAGCGATCGCGCCCGGCTTCGGTGGCGGGCCGCTCGAAACGTACGTCGACAGCGTCGGGGCGCAGGCCGTTCGGCTCCGCGAAGAGTGGGGCGACGCCGTCACAGCCGGCCAGACGGACCGGAATCTGCACCGCGACATGACGACGGTGACAGTGCGAGCGGCCACCCAGGCCCTGTTCGGTACCGACATCGGCGCCGACGGCGCCAGCGAGATGCACCGGCTCGCACAGGGCGCAGCCTCGGAGTTCGAGCTCTCGGTTACGACCATCACGCCGGAGTGGTTCCCGGACCGCCCCTCGTCGGACGCCCGGGAGGTCGCCGAGGGTCTCAAGCGGATGGGTGAGGAGATTATCGCGACGAAGCGGTCGAGTGGCGGTGCCAACGACACGCCGAGCGACATGCTCGATTTCCTGTTACTGGCCGAGCAGTCGGGTGAGTACCCCGAGAACCACCTGCGCGACCAGGTCGTCTCGTTTCTCATCGCCGGACACGAGACGACGGCGCTCGGGACGACGTACACGCAGGCCCTCCTGTCGTGGCACCCGGAGGTGCGCGAGAGGGTCCGCGCCGAGGCCCGCGACGTCATCGGCGACGACGAGCCGGGCTACGAGCACGCCGAACAGTTGACCTACACCGGCCAGGTGATCACCGAGGCGCTCCGGCTCTACCCGCCCGCGTGGGCGGTCATCCGTCGGGCGCAGGGTGACCAGCAGCTCGGGCAGTACGTCGTCAGCGACGGGTCGCTCGTCATCATGCCCCAGTGGTCCGTCCACCGGGACGAGCGGTTCTTCGATAGCCCGACCCAGTTCGACCCGTCGCGCTGGGACGACCAGAGCCCCGACGAGCGCGGGGCGTACTTCGCGTTCGCCAGCGGTCCCCACTCGTGTATCGGGCGCGGCTTCGCGACGATGGGGGCCCGTGTCGCGCTGGCGACGCTCACCAGAGACTTCGATCTGGACGTGCCCCGGGACGAACTGTCAGACCTGCTGGTGACGCCGACACTCCGACCCGGCGACGGGGTGAGGGCGACAGTGTCGCCAGTGGACTAG
- a CDS encoding GDP-L-fucose synthase family protein, whose product MRRGYWDGKSVVVTGGAGFLGGHLVEALRQRSDDVDVFVPRSAEYDLRNREEIRAMLRDADPDVIIHLAASVGGIGANRDNPGRYFYDNAVMGIELLEQARRHGVEKVTLLGTICAYPEVTPIPFREENLFEGFPEETNAPYGVAKRSLLVQSQAYRKQYDFNSIYLLPVNLYGPRDDFDLETSHVIPALIRKCIEARDSGADTVTVWGTGSPTREFLYVKDAVTAILDATETYDRSEPVNLGSGEELSIEALAEKIAELTGFDGELVWDTSKPDGQPRRKLDTTRARAEFGWEASTALTDGLRETIEWFEANHPSQRDRVEQ is encoded by the coding sequence ATGAGACGCGGCTACTGGGACGGCAAATCGGTCGTCGTGACGGGCGGTGCGGGGTTTCTGGGGGGACACCTCGTCGAGGCGCTCCGGCAGCGGTCCGACGACGTCGACGTCTTCGTCCCGCGGTCGGCGGAGTACGACCTCAGGAACCGCGAGGAGATACGCGCGATGCTCCGGGACGCCGACCCGGACGTGATTATCCATCTCGCGGCGTCCGTCGGCGGTATCGGCGCGAACCGCGACAACCCGGGCCGGTACTTCTACGACAACGCGGTCATGGGTATCGAGCTGCTGGAACAGGCGCGGCGACACGGCGTCGAGAAGGTGACGCTGCTGGGGACCATCTGTGCCTATCCCGAAGTCACGCCGATTCCGTTCCGCGAGGAGAACCTCTTCGAGGGGTTCCCCGAGGAGACCAACGCCCCGTACGGGGTCGCCAAACGGTCGCTGCTCGTCCAGTCACAGGCCTACCGGAAGCAGTACGACTTCAACAGCATCTACCTGCTCCCGGTGAACCTCTACGGCCCGCGGGACGACTTCGACCTGGAGACGTCCCACGTCATCCCGGCGCTGATACGCAAGTGTATCGAGGCGCGCGACAGCGGGGCCGACACCGTCACTGTCTGGGGAACCGGCTCGCCAACCCGCGAGTTCCTCTACGTGAAAGACGCCGTGACCGCCATCCTCGACGCGACCGAGACCTACGACCGGTCCGAACCGGTGAACCTCGGAAGCGGCGAGGAGCTGTCCATCGAGGCGCTCGCCGAGAAAATCGCCGAACTGACCGGGTTCGACGGCGAACTCGTCTGGGACACGTCCAAACCGGACGGCCAGCCGCGCCGGAAGCTCGACACCACCAGAGCCAGAGCGGAGTTCGGATGGGAGGCCTCGACGGCCCTGACCGACGGCCTTCGCGAGACGATCGAGTGGTTCGAGGCGAACCATCCCAGCCAGCGCGACCGGGTCGAGCAGTAG
- a CDS encoding GDP-mannose 4,6-dehydratase: MFVTGAAGFVGSHLVDTLVEHDANVHAFVRATSSGELGNITHQADEITVHRGDLRDKASVENALSALQGTGDAIIFHLGAQAHVGESWDRPYDTVDSNVVGTLNLLQSCIDLDLDIDKFDTAGTSEEYGNVNEEKSDLYDYATDGGVLLSERSPVNPKSVYATSKLTADFLTMNYYDAYGLPTVTTRMFNNYGPRQNPRYITGTIITQALEREQIELGALHPKRDMCYVQDGVRGHLHVALAGESGEQYVYGYGENVTMRDWANMILSVGKDHDYWGEREIVQRDDRFRPGDSDVEELRVGYEKINRLTGWEPAVSWEEGIRRTIDWYAKNPQAWKMRVDWR, from the coding sequence GTGTTCGTTACGGGCGCCGCCGGTTTCGTCGGGAGCCACCTGGTCGATACGCTCGTAGAGCACGACGCGAACGTCCACGCGTTCGTCCGCGCGACCTCCAGCGGTGAGCTCGGCAACATCACCCATCAGGCGGACGAAATCACCGTCCACCGCGGTGACCTGCGCGACAAGGCGTCGGTCGAGAACGCGCTCTCGGCGCTGCAAGGGACCGGTGACGCCATCATCTTCCACCTGGGTGCACAGGCACACGTCGGCGAATCCTGGGACCGACCCTACGACACAGTCGACTCGAACGTCGTCGGGACGCTGAATCTGCTCCAGTCGTGTATCGACCTCGACCTCGACATCGACAAGTTCGACACCGCGGGCACCTCCGAGGAGTACGGCAACGTCAACGAGGAGAAAAGCGACCTGTACGACTACGCGACCGACGGGGGGGTGCTCCTCTCGGAACGGTCGCCGGTGAATCCGAAGTCCGTCTACGCCACCTCGAAGCTGACGGCGGACTTCCTGACGATGAACTACTACGACGCCTACGGGCTGCCGACCGTGACCACCCGGATGTTCAACAACTACGGGCCGCGACAGAACCCGCGATACATCACCGGGACGATAATCACGCAGGCCCTGGAGCGTGAACAGATAGAGCTCGGTGCGCTCCACCCCAAGCGGGACATGTGTTACGTTCAGGACGGCGTCCGCGGGCACCTCCACGTCGCGCTGGCCGGTGAGTCCGGCGAGCAGTACGTCTACGGCTACGGGGAGAACGTCACGATGCGCGACTGGGCGAACATGATTCTCAGCGTCGGCAAGGACCACGACTACTGGGGCGAGCGGGAGATCGTCCAGCGCGACGACCGGTTCCGGCCGGGCGACAGCGACGTGGAAGAGCTCCGCGTGGGCTACGAGAAGATAAACCGGCTCACCGGCTGGGAGCCGGCCGTCAGCTGGGAGGAGGGCATCCGGCGGACCATCGACTGGTACGCCAAGAACCCACAGGCGTGGAAAATGCGGGTGGACTGGCGATGA
- a CDS encoding phosphoribosyltransferase family protein, translating into MTDNIAQLSDETSAAERIKSVYRNAGVTQSRDYVTTVNELTDQLPALQPETLSAATELIRDRISAETDVIAVEEDKGLPIGVIVAKELELPLAVARWYTYEIDAKEECQVEIDMDSEYYSGQLYLNGVSSDDRVTIVDDTISTGGTMTAMIQAVRAAGASVEGAHCVVEKCTNGGVERVEAETGVSVSTEVGILADEDGVEIVE; encoded by the coding sequence ATGACTGACAATATCGCACAACTTAGCGACGAGACGAGCGCCGCCGAACGAATCAAATCCGTCTACCGAAACGCCGGAGTGACACAGTCGAGGGACTACGTTACGACGGTAAACGAATTGACGGATCAGCTGCCCGCCTTGCAACCGGAGACGCTATCGGCGGCCACCGAACTGATACGTGACCGTATCTCGGCCGAGACGGACGTCATCGCTGTCGAAGAGGACAAAGGACTGCCGATAGGTGTTATCGTGGCGAAAGAACTAGAGCTGCCACTGGCTGTCGCCCGCTGGTACACTTACGAGATAGATGCAAAGGAGGAGTGTCAGGTCGAAATCGACATGGATTCCGAATACTACTCCGGACAGCTCTATCTGAACGGCGTTTCGAGTGACGACCGCGTCACTATCGTCGACGATACGATCAGCACCGGTGGTACGATGACAGCGATGATTCAGGCGGTACGGGCGGCCGGAGCGTCGGTCGAAGGCGCCCACTGTGTCGTCGAGAAGTGTACCAACGGTGGCGTCGAACGGGTCGAAGCGGAGACCGGCGTGTCGGTGTCGACAGAGGTGGGCATTCTGGCGGACGAGGACGGCGTCGAAATCGTCGAGTGA
- a CDS encoding UbiA prenyltransferase family protein: MPVSATNYARAVVQFNRVTPVRYFAVDIAIFCLPLVLGSGGRPLGPLAVAGLASWLFVRGAALTIDDYFDAESDAIEKPHRPIPSGRVTKRQALVVSLTMLAVGLLLAVVVGPMFLLAVGVLLAVLASDPLVFNKLGLPGISTLVTVTSVSTASVMGWLVYGGLGVELLVMFAATWVWDLSHDTVGAFLDRDGDREADIQSLGRNLSRRTVGLVVGGCTVAFAILLGTVTEGVGTVVPVALAGVVFAVTAGFAFGRVRAETVRRVVEWNVVGSYAALTGLLLANWG; the protein is encoded by the coding sequence ATGCCGGTGTCGGCAACAAACTACGCCCGTGCCGTCGTCCAGTTCAACCGTGTCACCCCTGTACGGTACTTCGCAGTAGACATCGCTATATTCTGCCTGCCACTCGTGCTCGGCTCCGGCGGTCGCCCGCTCGGCCCACTCGCGGTGGCCGGGTTAGCGAGCTGGCTGTTCGTCCGGGGCGCGGCGCTGACCATCGACGACTACTTCGATGCCGAGTCTGACGCGATCGAAAAGCCCCATCGACCGATTCCATCGGGCAGAGTCACGAAACGACAGGCATTGGTCGTGTCGCTGACAATGCTCGCCGTCGGTCTGCTGCTGGCCGTCGTCGTCGGGCCGATGTTTCTCCTCGCCGTAGGCGTCCTGCTCGCAGTGCTCGCTTCGGACCCGCTCGTGTTCAACAAACTCGGGCTTCCGGGTATCTCGACGCTCGTCACCGTGACGAGCGTGTCGACGGCGAGTGTGATGGGATGGCTCGTCTACGGAGGGCTGGGCGTCGAGCTCCTGGTCATGTTCGCCGCGACGTGGGTCTGGGACCTCTCTCACGACACTGTCGGTGCATTTCTGGACCGTGACGGCGACAGAGAAGCGGACATCCAGTCGCTCGGGCGAAACCTCTCGCGACGGACTGTCGGGCTAGTCGTAGGGGGCTGTACCGTCGCGTTCGCTATCCTCCTCGGGACCGTCACAGAGGGGGTTGGCACCGTGGTCCCGGTGGCCCTTGCCGGCGTAGTGTTCGCGGTCACGGCCGGGTTCGCGTTCGGTCGAGTGCGAGCGGAGACGGTTCGCCGAGTCGTCGAGTGGAACGTGGTCGGAAGTTACGCGGCCCTGACGGGTCTGTTGCTGGCCAACTGGGGGTGA
- a CDS encoding alpha/beta fold hydrolase, with product MPSNRHHPAPVRDELPDTTVVSIDSETDLETLHVPGQGPALVFVHGGLGSLWNHYLQFEYFRGEREIVAYSLAGYGGSSAPPVGSMFEHAKQLRKLLDELGVADVVICGWSYGAAIALEYANEWSVSGLVLGNGADNSLTPWWEPPLVNGVLASGLYRLFRGETVPKSFLRSRIFHSSMPESALDKFIETQSLPLPKSSWEVLRSFWGYDRSDGTHDIEAPTAVVHGPADGLVPAAAARQTAGRIPGAVYCTFERSGHAVMFERPQRYNALVELVVDSARTGDELAPLVRERFG from the coding sequence ATGCCTTCCAACCGTCACCACCCCGCGCCCGTGAGAGACGAACTCCCCGACACGACGGTGGTCTCTATCGATTCCGAGACGGACCTAGAGACGCTGCACGTTCCGGGTCAGGGACCGGCTCTCGTGTTCGTCCACGGCGGATTAGGCTCGCTGTGGAATCACTACCTGCAGTTCGAGTATTTCCGAGGTGAGCGTGAAATCGTCGCGTATTCGCTGGCCGGGTACGGCGGGTCGTCGGCTCCCCCAGTCGGGTCGATGTTCGAGCACGCGAAACAGCTCAGAAAGCTACTGGACGAACTCGGTGTCGCCGACGTCGTCATCTGTGGGTGGAGTTACGGCGCCGCAATTGCGCTCGAATACGCCAACGAGTGGTCCGTCAGTGGGTTGGTTCTGGGTAACGGTGCCGATAACTCTCTGACTCCCTGGTGGGAGCCGCCGCTGGTAAACGGCGTTCTCGCCTCGGGTCTCTATCGGCTGTTCAGGGGAGAGACCGTTCCGAAGTCGTTTCTGCGGTCACGGATATTCCACAGTTCGATGCCCGAATCCGCGCTCGACAAATTCATCGAAACACAGTCCTTGCCACTGCCAAAGTCCTCGTGGGAAGTGCTGCGGAGTTTCTGGGGATACGACAGGAGTGACGGGACCCACGACATCGAGGCGCCAACCGCAGTCGTACACGGTCCGGCGGACGGACTCGTTCCGGCCGCGGCGGCACGGCAGACTGCAGGGAGAATCCCCGGGGCAGTGTACTGCACGTTCGAGCGGTCCGGACACGCGGTCATGTTCGAGCGACCACAGCGGTACAACGCGCTGGTCGAACTGGTCGTCGACTCCGCACGTACCGGAGACGAGCTTGCACCGCTCGTCCGTGAGCGGTTCGGGTAG
- a CDS encoding UbiA family prenyltransferase: MTFGAVVLMPGPSSILGSVWGGGATVTIALLLAVFSFGYRSDLSPVLDRILSMLPITFVYITLTGVGVVFQADATAWTRTNWLYVVTGFVSMSLAHWGQWFINDLTDMDTDQFSNADRPLSQGTLSERQALVAGITLMTFGTLFGGVVRLEAAVAIFAWVGVAMVYTLPPLRLKDGAYSGMICFGLLGTVAILFGSLLISETPTQQVWLLVAVLLVVIPLNSSYQDLPDEEGDAKAGIDNFVVRYGSDRISRFLAVSFPLSFAATAAVFGWYLALPAFALLGLAVTYLLMTWDGGDEIDPQVSSVIGLFFVLLAVSEFLW, encoded by the coding sequence ATGACGTTCGGAGCGGTGGTGCTTATGCCGGGTCCCTCTTCGATTCTGGGGTCGGTGTGGGGAGGCGGTGCGACAGTAACGATTGCCCTGTTACTTGCTGTGTTCTCCTTCGGGTATCGAAGCGACCTCTCGCCAGTCTTAGACCGGATTCTGTCCATGCTTCCGATTACGTTTGTCTACATCACGCTGACTGGGGTCGGCGTCGTCTTTCAGGCCGATGCAACGGCGTGGACGAGGACTAACTGGCTCTACGTGGTGACCGGGTTCGTCTCGATGTCGCTCGCCCACTGGGGGCAGTGGTTTATCAACGACCTGACTGATATGGACACCGACCAGTTCTCGAACGCGGACCGGCCGCTCAGTCAGGGGACCCTCTCCGAACGACAGGCGCTCGTCGCCGGAATCACGCTGATGACGTTCGGAACGCTGTTCGGTGGAGTGGTCCGGCTCGAGGCCGCCGTTGCCATCTTCGCGTGGGTCGGTGTGGCCATGGTCTACACGCTGCCACCGCTCCGGTTGAAAGACGGCGCGTACAGCGGCATGATTTGTTTCGGGCTGTTGGGAACTGTCGCGATACTGTTCGGTAGTCTTCTTATCTCGGAGACACCGACCCAGCAGGTCTGGCTGTTAGTCGCCGTGTTACTGGTCGTTATCCCCCTCAACAGCTCCTATCAGGATCTCCCCGACGAGGAGGGCGACGCCAAGGCGGGCATCGACAACTTCGTCGTGCGATACGGTTCGGACCGTATCAGTCGGTTCCTCGCCGTTAGCTTCCCGCTATCTTTCGCGGCGACGGCCGCGGTCTTCGGGTGGTATCTGGCACTCCCGGCGTTCGCTTTACTCGGACTTGCGGTGACGTACCTGCTGATGACGTGGGATGGTGGCGACGAAATCGACCCGCAGGTATCGTCGGTCATCGGCCTGTTCTTTGTTCTGTTGGCCGTTTCCGAGTTCCTCTGGTAA
- a CDS encoding prenyltransferase: MSQQSIEVSGDAYDSVSDRALHLFQMSRPIWWIHMLLPITFAVLYAADSLNQVFSVTSFWFLVYFSLPGNLYVYGMNDAFDVDTDQMNPRKLDEDTPSVMYKHDKINMALILLSGLLMASVVLLSTDPLVLVPLAILASAAILYNVPPIRLKAQPFIDSFITSTLLLPPIAAYAAIAGTLPPLAIIAGSWAWGMGYHIIGAIEDIEPDREAGLTTTATFLGRERAIAFFLALWLLAPALIALESLPAAALMSVFTVGLIYTLWSDRELKDLYLAIPFINIAVFGVVIIGGVLKHV, from the coding sequence ATGTCACAGCAATCAATCGAAGTGAGTGGCGACGCGTACGACAGCGTGAGCGACCGTGCGTTGCATCTGTTCCAGATGTCGAGGCCCATCTGGTGGATTCATATGTTGTTACCGATTACTTTCGCCGTTTTGTACGCTGCTGATTCCCTGAATCAGGTGTTCTCCGTGACGTCGTTCTGGTTTCTCGTCTACTTCTCACTTCCCGGGAATCTCTACGTGTACGGCATGAACGACGCGTTCGACGTCGATACAGACCAGATGAACCCGCGAAAACTGGACGAGGACACCCCCTCCGTCATGTACAAACACGACAAGATCAACATGGCGCTCATCCTGCTGAGTGGGTTGCTTATGGCCTCGGTCGTCCTCCTGTCGACCGATCCACTGGTCCTCGTTCCACTCGCCATACTCGCGAGCGCGGCCATCCTGTACAACGTGCCGCCCATCCGACTGAAGGCCCAACCCTTCATCGACTCGTTTATCACCAGCACCTTGCTGTTGCCCCCCATCGCGGCCTACGCTGCAATCGCAGGAACGCTCCCGCCGCTCGCGATTATCGCCGGCTCGTGGGCATGGGGGATGGGATATCACATCATCGGCGCGATCGAAGACATCGAACCCGACCGCGAAGCGGGCTTGACTACGACGGCCACGTTCCTCGGACGAGAGCGGGCAATCGCCTTCTTCCTCGCCCTCTGGCTGCTCGCGCCGGCGCTGATAGCGCTCGAAAGCCTGCCCGCAGCGGCCCTGATGTCGGTGTTCACCGTCGGGCTCATCTACACGCTCTGGAGCGATAGAGAACTCAAAGACCTCTATCTCGCGATACCGTTCATCAATATAGCTGTGTTCGGCGTGGTCATCATCGGCGGGGTTCTCAAACACGTCTGA
- a CDS encoding nuclear transport factor 2 family protein, with translation MDATTDELTVDDVHRIFEAWEDKDPVTPSEYWAEEGVYIDPHYPDDEYRGPEEVRRVLESGLEESIAQPRLTIQNVWEDGDAFVVEVRTHHTLIDETEVDYQQVFVIETRDGKITRWQSYLPFKRPSE, from the coding sequence ATGGATGCGACCACAGACGAGCTCACAGTAGACGATGTACACCGCATATTCGAGGCCTGGGAGGACAAAGACCCAGTAACCCCTTCGGAGTACTGGGCCGAAGAGGGCGTGTATATCGACCCGCACTATCCGGACGACGAATATCGGGGCCCGGAGGAAGTACGACGAGTACTCGAATCAGGGCTCGAAGAGAGCATCGCCCAACCCCGGCTCACGATTCAGAACGTGTGGGAAGATGGGGACGCGTTTGTCGTCGAAGTTCGGACACACCACACACTGATAGACGAAACCGAGGTGGACTATCAGCAGGTGTTCGTAATCGAGACCCGCGACGGTAAAATCACCCGATGGCAATCGTATCTGCCGTTCAAACGGCCCTCCGAATAG